One part of the Halobacteriovoraceae bacterium genome encodes these proteins:
- a CDS encoding RDD family protein gives MLKNFYKLCKKAGRIASMNRKYLLKKQIYRAKISRLIAKSIDLFIVLILSAILKSLGVILGVLYLCFADTLQTGQSIGKKFIGFNVISLEDGSPCSLKQSIIRNLPLTIPLIFAVIPFWGWVISILLAAPLIGLELWLLFKLDSGHRLGDVMADTTVMGNDPEQSQSRKATKGWFDSSNSSSPC, from the coding sequence GTGTTAAAAAACTTTTATAAATTGTGTAAAAAAGCTGGTAGAATCGCAAGTATGAATAGAAAGTACTTGCTCAAAAAACAAATTTATCGTGCTAAGATTTCGCGTCTGATAGCAAAAAGTATTGACTTATTTATTGTCCTCATACTTTCAGCTATTTTAAAGTCCTTGGGAGTTATTTTAGGTGTTCTCTACCTATGTTTCGCTGATACATTACAAACAGGTCAATCTATTGGAAAAAAATTTATTGGCTTTAATGTTATATCCCTTGAAGACGGTTCTCCTTGTAGTTTAAAACAATCAATTATCAGAAATCTTCCATTAACAATACCCCTGATTTTTGCTGTTATTCCTTTTTGGGGTTGGGTTATTTCAATTCTTTTAGCAGCTCCTTTAATTGGACTTGAACTTTGGCTACTTTTTAAACTAGATTCAGGTCATCGATTAGGAGACGTCATGGCCGATACAACTGTTATGGGAAATGACCCTGAGCAGTCTCAGTCAAGAAAAGCAACAAAGGGTTGGTTTGATAGTAGTAACTCTTCTTCACCTTGCTAA
- a CDS encoding response regulator, with translation MANNFNLDYELEELRKEFFENLFYEMDNVEDNLYILEESESPSKIVSEIFRVAHSLKGGSGSLELSELTTLFHHFEDFLSNSFKSVNVDEFKNVGLEYVELIKKCANDFLDGQVEDIDKYIVGASTLKTEVEKDKMRVLFVESTKIVSKLEIGVANDLNLSYSVVKDGLQALNKLYSDSFDILVTNNILRKLDGPSLITALKVSNSLNSQIKTILVSSIEDFAKDSSLETRADFFVVQDENFQQNLKNIFEKELESNSIKNKNIQNSELNILYVEDDIILQKFFKMTFKKFPGVKVQIASNKKETIQYLEENKPSIILLDNFLKEEKGEDILRELSANEKWKGIKVIYLTVSPGLVNLSELQDIGNVVEIIGKPFNPKSLLEKIKNYLS, from the coding sequence ATGGCAAATAATTTTAATCTAGATTACGAATTAGAAGAACTCAGAAAAGAATTTTTTGAAAATTTATTTTATGAAATGGATAATGTGGAAGATAATCTCTATATTTTAGAAGAAAGTGAATCTCCTTCTAAAATAGTTTCTGAAATATTTAGGGTTGCACATTCTTTAAAAGGGGGCTCTGGTTCATTAGAATTATCAGAACTCACTACACTTTTTCATCATTTTGAAGACTTTTTAAGTAATAGCTTTAAAAGTGTTAATGTTGATGAATTTAAAAATGTTGGGCTTGAATATGTCGAACTTATAAAAAAGTGCGCAAATGATTTTCTCGATGGACAAGTTGAAGATATAGATAAGTATATTGTTGGTGCTAGTACTCTTAAAACGGAAGTTGAAAAAGATAAAATGAGAGTTTTATTTGTTGAGAGTACAAAAATTGTTTCTAAATTGGAAATTGGTGTTGCGAACGATTTAAACTTAAGTTACTCCGTTGTTAAAGATGGACTGCAAGCATTGAATAAATTATATTCAGACAGCTTTGATATATTAGTTACAAATAATATATTACGAAAACTTGACGGCCCTTCTCTTATAACCGCACTAAAGGTTTCAAACTCTTTAAACTCACAAATTAAAACTATCTTAGTTTCATCTATTGAAGATTTTGCAAAAGACTCAAGTCTTGAAACAAGAGCAGATTTTTTTGTTGTCCAAGATGAAAACTTTCAGCAAAACTTGAAAAATATTTTCGAAAAGGAATTAGAATCAAACTCAATTAAAAACAAAAATATTCAAAACTCAGAACTTAATATTCTTTATGTTGAAGATGACATTATTTTGCAAAAGTTTTTTAAAATGACATTTAAAAAATTTCCAGGGGTAAAAGTTCAGATAGCTTCAAACAAAAAAGAAACCATTCAATATCTTGAAGAAAATAAACCATCTATTATATTGTTAGACAATTTTCTTAAAGAAGAAAAAGGTGAAGATATTCTTCGAGAATTAAGTGCAAATGAAAAGTGGAAAGGGATCAAAGTTATTTATTTAACAGTATCACCTGGGCTTGTAAATCTAAGCGAACTTCAAGATATTGGAAACGTAGTTGAAATCATAGGGAAGCCATTCAATCCGAAGTCTTTATTAGAGAAAATTAAGAACTACTTGTCTTGA
- a CDS encoding cyclic nucleotide-binding domain-containing protein: MSIVSLVKGCPLFHEIYDKEIEQILKQCSVASFKKDEVIIQQNDTSSDIGIILAGAADILVEKNGKEQFIVSIGQGDLFGELVLINELKRTATIRATKNTDILIISYDNFYSFYSKKPAVFALMVLNLTRLITKRLKSANTLIENLSKEMQDLKKSA, translated from the coding sequence ATGTCTATTGTAAGTTTAGTTAAAGGTTGCCCACTTTTTCATGAAATCTATGATAAAGAAATTGAGCAAATCTTAAAGCAATGTAGTGTAGCAAGCTTTAAAAAAGATGAAGTAATCATCCAGCAAAATGATACGAGTTCGGATATTGGTATTATTCTCGCAGGTGCTGCAGATATTTTAGTTGAAAAAAATGGAAAAGAGCAATTTATAGTGAGCATTGGACAAGGAGATCTTTTTGGAGAATTAGTTCTTATTAATGAGCTAAAAAGGACAGCAACTATTCGGGCAACCAAAAACACAGATATTCTTATTATTAGTTATGATAATTTCTATTCTTTTTATAGTAAAAAACCTGCAGTCTTTGCCCTTATGGTTCTCAATTTAACAAGACTAATTACCAAGCGTCTCAAATCAGCAAATACTCTTATTGAAAATCTTTCAAAGGAAATGCAGGATCTAAAAAAATCGGCATAA
- the groL gene encoding chaperonin GroEL (60 kDa chaperone family; promotes refolding of misfolded polypeptides especially under stressful conditions; forms two stacked rings of heptamers to form a barrel-shaped 14mer; ends can be capped by GroES; misfolded proteins enter the barrel where they are refolded when GroES binds), translating into MAKELKYSEDARSLILEGVNALANAVKVTLGPKGRNVIIQKSFGAPHITKDGVSVAKEIELENNFQNMGAQMVKEVAQKTNDDAGDGTTTATLLAQSIYREGVKLVSAGHNPMDLKKGIDFAVEALVAELKKMSKQIKTSEEIAQVGTISANNDKEIGQLLAQAMDKVGNNGVITIEESKTAETTLDVVEGMQFDRGYLSPYFVTNAEKMEVAFDHPNILITDKKISGMKELLPILEKAVQTGKPLIIIAEDVEGEALTTLVVNKLRGSLNVAAVKAPGFGDRRKEMLKDIAILTGGTVISEELGMSLESAELAHLGTAKRVTIDKENTTVVDGAGNAKDVGDRVAQIQKQIEATTSDYDKEKLQERLAKLAGGVAVVNVGAPTESEMKEKKDRVEDALNATRAAVEEGIVVGGGSALIHAAKALDSVKVENSEQEFGIKIIRRAVEEPLRQIVTNAGLEASVVVNEVKNSNDVTKGFNAREDRYEDLVAAGIIDPTKVTRSALQNAASVAGLMLTTETMVADLPKEDGAAGGMPGGMGGMGGMPGMM; encoded by the coding sequence ATGGCAAAAGAATTAAAATATAGTGAAGATGCAAGAAGTCTTATTCTTGAAGGTGTAAACGCATTAGCAAATGCTGTAAAAGTTACTTTAGGCCCTAAGGGTAGAAACGTAATCATTCAAAAATCATTTGGTGCACCACATATTACAAAAGATGGTGTTTCAGTGGCCAAAGAAATTGAATTAGAAAATAATTTTCAAAACATGGGCGCGCAAATGGTTAAAGAAGTTGCGCAAAAAACAAATGATGATGCAGGTGATGGAACAACAACTGCAACTCTTTTAGCTCAGTCTATCTACAGAGAAGGAGTTAAGCTTGTATCTGCGGGACATAACCCAATGGACCTTAAAAAAGGGATTGATTTTGCTGTAGAAGCTCTTGTTGCTGAGTTAAAGAAAATGTCTAAGCAAATAAAAACTTCTGAAGAAATTGCACAAGTTGGAACTATTTCAGCGAATAATGACAAAGAAATTGGTCAACTTTTAGCTCAAGCGATGGATAAAGTTGGAAATAATGGCGTTATCACAATTGAAGAGTCTAAGACAGCAGAAACGACTTTAGATGTTGTTGAAGGTATGCAATTTGATAGAGGTTATTTATCACCTTATTTTGTAACAAACGCTGAAAAAATGGAAGTTGCCTTTGATCATCCAAACATTTTAATCACTGATAAAAAAATCTCAGGAATGAAAGAACTTCTTCCTATTTTGGAAAAAGCAGTTCAAACAGGTAAGCCACTTATTATTATTGCTGAAGATGTAGAAGGTGAAGCTTTAACAACTTTAGTTGTCAATAAATTAAGAGGAAGCCTCAATGTTGCAGCTGTTAAAGCTCCTGGTTTTGGGGATAGAAGAAAAGAAATGTTAAAAGACATTGCAATTTTAACAGGTGGAACAGTTATTTCTGAAGAACTCGGTATGAGTTTAGAGTCAGCGGAACTTGCTCATCTTGGAACTGCAAAAAGAGTAACAATAGATAAAGAAAATACAACTGTTGTTGACGGTGCAGGAAATGCAAAAGATGTTGGTGATAGAGTTGCTCAAATTCAAAAACAAATTGAAGCAACTACATCTGATTATGATAAAGAAAAACTTCAAGAAAGACTTGCTAAATTAGCAGGTGGTGTAGCTGTTGTTAATGTTGGTGCTCCTACTGAATCTGAAATGAAAGAGAAAAAAGACAGAGTAGAAGATGCGCTTAATGCAACAAGAGCTGCTGTTGAAGAAGGAATTGTTGTTGGTGGAGGATCAGCTCTTATTCATGCTGCTAAAGCACTTGATAGTGTAAAAGTTGAAAATTCTGAACAAGAATTTGGTATTAAAATTATTAGACGTGCTGTAGAAGAACCTCTTAGACAAATTGTCACAAATGCAGGTCTTGAGGCCTCTGTTGTTGTTAATGAAGTTAAAAATTCAAATGACGTAACAAAAGGTTTTAATGCTAGAGAAGATAGATATGAAGATCTAGTAGCAGCAGGGATTATCGATCCAACTAAAGTTACTCGTTCTGCTCTTCAAAATGCTGCTTCTGTTGCAGGATTAATGCTAACAACAGAAACAATGGTAGCAGATCTTCCTAAAGAAGATGGTGCTGCTGGTGGAATGCCAGGTGGAATGGGCGGAATGGGTGGAATGCCTGGAATGATGTAA
- the groES gene encoding co-chaperone GroES — MQVRPLQDRVLVERLDEETKTAGGIIIPDNHTEKPAQGKIVSVGPGKVLNDGSLRALDVKEGDKVIFGKYSGTEVKVDGRDYLIMKEDEIFGIIQ; from the coding sequence ATGCAAGTGAGACCATTACAAGACAGAGTTCTTGTTGAGAGATTGGATGAGGAAACGAAAACAGCTGGTGGGATCATTATTCCTGATAACCATACAGAAAAACCTGCGCAAGGAAAAATTGTTTCCGTTGGACCTGGCAAAGTTCTCAATGACGGAAGTCTAAGAGCATTAGACGTTAAAGAAGGCGATAAAGTAATCTTTGGAAAGTACTCAGGTACTGAAGTAAAAGTAGATGGTAGAGATTATTTAATTATGAAAGAAGATGAAATCTTCGGAATTATCCAATAA
- a CDS encoding biopolymer transporter ExbD: MRPQRSIKERARRKRSEVIDLDITSLLDILVIVLVFLLKSYDNTGIIFNFAKEISLPKSESHTVSEKGVVIQATEDKVWLDDKLIFDRSQNEKSFDQEGRRLIPLFNELVQKKAMAQRIEKEVKGGKPFSGMANLIVDKEVGYTFLRKLMYTTAEAGYQQYKFVVLGENQ, encoded by the coding sequence ATGAGACCTCAAAGATCTATAAAAGAAAGAGCAAGAAGAAAAAGATCAGAGGTTATCGATCTAGATATAACTTCTTTACTTGATATTCTTGTCATTGTTTTAGTTTTTTTGCTCAAAAGCTATGATAATACTGGGATCATTTTTAATTTTGCTAAAGAAATTTCACTTCCAAAGTCAGAATCTCATACTGTAAGCGAAAAAGGGGTCGTCATTCAGGCCACTGAAGATAAAGTGTGGTTGGATGATAAATTAATATTTGATCGTTCTCAAAATGAAAAATCATTTGATCAAGAAGGTAGAAGACTCATTCCTCTTTTTAATGAACTTGTTCAAAAGAAGGCCATGGCCCAGAGGATTGAAAAAGAAGTCAAAGGTGGAAAACCTTTTTCAGGTATGGCCAACTTAATCGTAGATAAAGAAGTTGGATATACTTTTTTAAGGAAACTCATGTATACAACTGCTGAAGCAGGTTATCAGCAGTATAAATTTGTGGTCCTTGGAGAAAATCAATAA
- a CDS encoding DUF4160 domain-containing protein: MKFYIYPHDHRPPHIHIIGVECEAKFIIETGECISAHGFSQRAINRLSDSVLKYSEDLMIAWREYEGEE, from the coding sequence TTGAAGTTTTACATTTATCCGCATGATCACAGGCCCCCACACATTCATATTATTGGAGTTGAATGTGAGGCGAAGTTTATAATTGAAACTGGTGAGTGTATTAGTGCTCATGGGTTTTCACAAAGAGCGATTAATCGACTCTCAGATAGTGTTTTAAAGTATTCTGAGGACCTAATGATCGCCTGGAGAGAATATGAAGGAGAAGAATAA
- a CDS encoding biopolymer transporter ExbD — protein sequence MLKRPTRNRKKRKDGKINLIPILDSIFIFIFFLLTTANFTKIFQIASDVPIVSDTPPASNQNPLALTAYIGKSNISLHTGIPSKPLKSFGMNAKGEYDLESLHNYLVNLKKRFKKEKSIILEPLIDIEFQNLVNIMDAVRMFRTTDDSIYIRGNDGVDQKIEELFSNIVFGNIKGR from the coding sequence ATGTTAAAACGCCCTACAAGAAACAGAAAAAAAAGAAAGGATGGGAAAATCAATTTGATTCCCATCCTCGATTCTATTTTTATTTTTATATTTTTCCTGTTAACAACAGCTAACTTTACAAAAATTTTTCAAATCGCTAGTGATGTTCCAATTGTTTCAGATACCCCTCCTGCAAGTAATCAAAATCCTTTGGCCCTCACTGCATACATCGGAAAATCAAATATTTCATTACATACGGGAATTCCTTCAAAACCTTTAAAGAGTTTTGGAATGAATGCTAAAGGTGAATACGATTTAGAGTCATTACACAACTATCTGGTTAATCTTAAAAAAAGATTCAAAAAGGAGAAATCGATTATTTTAGAACCTCTCATAGATATAGAATTTCAAAATCTTGTCAATATTATGGATGCAGTAAGAATGTTTAGAACAACTGATGATTCAATCTATATCCGAGGAAACGATGGTGTTGATCAAAAAATTGAAGAATTATTTAGTAATATCGTTTTTGGAAATATTAAAGGAAGATAA
- a CDS encoding chloride channel protein: MITDRIKISKFIKFSLIQKFLKNEITEERTYFALTLLTGVLSGIVAVVVSKSIKFLTNYFGTNQAFDLNAFVYGLIAISISGWIITRKFPEIKGSGVPRVQVVLAVYHGKLPIKETLAKFLTSIFSLSSGISLGKEGPIVAICAGVGSWLGSYFHLTKKRVKSLLAIGSAGGIAAAFSTPITAVVFTMEEIVGDLNAKVLGSIVISSVVAAVTAEALRGQHILFEDLHYTLKDPRELLFYLIVGLSCAFIGPLWVKSVMTLRNFNNKLFKTHQLTIMIVSFCLMALISQKYAEVLGAGTETINNILQSLILDWKTLAILFLMKFLASTISYSSGITGGLFMPTLLMGAMLGGFIGTLANLLFPEITSNTGAYALVGMGAYFAAVMRAPFTSIILVFELTRDYQIILPLMIANIVSYAIASKIHKGSVYENLSEQDGIHLPSREDNEVLETLLIEEAMIKDIVTINASLTVREAFKEVKVSGISGFPVLKNGILHGIISINELGQIYAKGNGSQLVGDVCIRNLQKIYPDQSLLVAFHKLKKFQISRLPVVSRVNNKRLVGIITAENIVSHFGFHVKEDEKNELIERYEQEFLSNQQKEHTIQETQDK, from the coding sequence ATGATTACTGACCGCATTAAAATTTCTAAATTTATTAAATTTTCACTTATTCAAAAATTTCTCAAAAATGAAATCACTGAAGAGCGAACTTATTTTGCCTTAACACTTCTTACTGGTGTTTTATCTGGTATTGTTGCCGTTGTTGTCAGTAAGAGTATTAAATTTTTAACAAATTATTTTGGCACGAATCAGGCCTTTGATTTGAATGCATTTGTGTATGGATTAATTGCAATTTCAATTTCAGGCTGGATTATTACAAGAAAATTTCCAGAAATTAAAGGATCTGGTGTCCCAAGAGTTCAAGTTGTATTGGCCGTCTATCATGGCAAGTTACCGATTAAGGAAACATTGGCAAAATTTCTAACTTCTATTTTTTCTCTAAGTTCAGGAATATCTCTTGGAAAAGAAGGACCTATCGTTGCGATTTGTGCAGGGGTAGGTTCTTGGCTAGGTAGCTACTTTCACCTCACAAAAAAAAGAGTTAAATCTCTCCTGGCCATCGGTTCTGCAGGAGGTATCGCTGCTGCCTTTAGTACACCAATTACAGCAGTTGTTTTTACCATGGAAGAAATTGTAGGAGATCTTAACGCAAAAGTTTTAGGGTCAATTGTCATTTCATCAGTAGTTGCTGCTGTTACGGCCGAAGCGTTACGTGGGCAACATATATTGTTTGAAGATCTCCATTATACTCTCAAAGATCCACGAGAACTTTTATTCTATCTTATTGTTGGTTTAAGCTGTGCTTTTATTGGACCACTTTGGGTCAAGTCAGTCATGACTCTTAGAAATTTTAATAATAAGCTTTTTAAAACTCATCAATTAACGATCATGATTGTTTCTTTCTGTTTAATGGCACTCATTTCTCAAAAATATGCTGAAGTACTAGGAGCAGGAACAGAAACAATCAATAATATTCTTCAATCATTAATTCTTGATTGGAAAACATTGGCGATTTTATTTTTAATGAAGTTTCTTGCTTCAACCATTTCTTATTCTTCAGGAATCACTGGTGGTCTCTTTATGCCTACTTTGTTAATGGGCGCCATGCTGGGTGGTTTTATTGGAACTCTTGCGAATTTATTATTTCCTGAAATTACATCAAATACAGGAGCATATGCACTTGTAGGAATGGGAGCCTATTTTGCTGCGGTTATGAGAGCACCGTTCACTTCAATTATACTCGTTTTTGAACTTACAAGAGACTACCAAATTATTCTCCCTCTAATGATTGCCAATATTGTCTCCTATGCTATTGCTTCAAAAATCCACAAAGGTTCAGTTTATGAAAATCTCTCTGAGCAAGATGGTATTCACTTACCAAGCCGAGAAGATAATGAAGTTTTAGAAACTCTTCTTATTGAAGAAGCAATGATTAAAGACATTGTAACGATCAATGCCTCTTTAACTGTTAGAGAGGCCTTTAAGGAAGTAAAAGTTAGTGGAATTTCAGGGTTTCCTGTACTAAAGAATGGAATTTTACATGGAATTATTTCAATTAATGAATTGGGGCAAATCTATGCTAAAGGAAACGGAAGTCAACTTGTCGGAGATGTATGTATACGAAATCTTCAAAAAATTTATCCTGATCAATCACTGCTTGTTGCATTTCATAAACTTAAAAAATTTCAAATTAGCCGTCTACCTGTTGTTAGTCGAGTAAATAACAAACGTCTCGTTGGAATCATCACTGCAGAAAATATTGTTTCACATTTTGGTTTTCATGTGAAAGAAGATGAAAAAAATGAACTCATAGAAAGATATGAACAAGAGTTTTTATCTAATCAGCAAAAAGAACATACAATTCAAGAGACTCAAGACAAGTAG
- the polA gene encoding DNA polymerase I, whose amino-acid sequence MQKRLIIIDTSSFIFRAFYAVRALTTPEGVPVNAVYGILSMLLKLITQYRPSHVLMARDLGGGSFRNELYSAYKANRDAPPEELIPQFAIVQDLIEKMELPHCGIENYEADDVIGAACVQWRDYFDEIYIASGDKDLMQFVDDKIKMLDTMKDKLYGPGEVFEKMGVRPNQIMDYLAMLGDTSDNIPGMKGIGAKGAAKLLEEYQTLENCIAHKDEFKGKKLIEAFSVYLENGLLSRKLVEIKTDINLGLKPEETVFDFLPSSTLIQFLKGLGFKSLLKKIEDIAIAKSKEVNGEHGEFKILSDHTSSSNHKIILVKDKANLKLLENEINSARKAAFFVIYDCDDVISKKIEGISICFKAQEAYVISFVHDWSTILETDFYPILKKIFNIHELILENSKQEWSYCLNHQILLNSKIFDTSQAHYNVNASLRHDLERLAQNYLGENLTALDKKEIFSEQGEEFTKSYLGERSISLFSLKDKLDSELKKFDLESIYYDIDNPLIKVLAEVENAGVYLNSEFLKELEGTFTIELDSIEKRINKIIDHYAKDHKIDIEEINIKSPKQVGHLLFDILKLPVIKKTKTGPSTDSEVLSELDSRGLSDIPGEILKYRELDKLLSTYVKALPLLVNIKTNRVHTSFNQFVTATGRLSSNNPNLQNIPVRSENGKLIRKAFVATPGKLLLSADYSQVELRLLAHFSEDPTMVNAFLNDEDIHAQTAAEIMGVSISEVTSDMRSQAKAVNFGLMYGQSSFGLSRQLKIGRKEAKEYITKYFEKFSNIKSYLDGLKDMAEEKGYSETLFGRKRFLPDLKSNNRTIKSMAERLAVNSPIQGTAADIIKKAMIEIDEEMKRENLRSKMILQVHDELIFEVLEEELEAMKAIVRSGMETVTALKVPLKVDMGIGVNWFDLK is encoded by the coding sequence TTGCAAAAAAGATTGATCATTATTGATACAAGTAGTTTTATATTTAGAGCATTTTACGCAGTAAGGGCCCTGACAACCCCTGAGGGAGTTCCTGTAAATGCTGTTTATGGCATTCTGTCTATGTTGTTGAAACTCATCACACAATACAGACCAAGTCATGTCTTAATGGCCAGAGATCTGGGGGGAGGTTCATTTCGAAATGAGCTTTATTCTGCCTATAAGGCAAATAGGGACGCTCCACCAGAAGAACTCATTCCCCAATTCGCAATTGTTCAGGATCTTATTGAAAAAATGGAACTTCCACATTGTGGAATTGAAAATTACGAAGCTGATGATGTAATAGGTGCTGCTTGTGTACAATGGAGAGATTATTTTGATGAAATATATATTGCATCAGGAGATAAAGATCTTATGCAATTTGTGGATGACAAGATAAAAATGCTCGATACCATGAAGGATAAACTTTATGGGCCAGGGGAAGTTTTTGAGAAAATGGGAGTTAGACCAAATCAGATCATGGATTATCTTGCAATGCTTGGGGATACTTCTGATAATATTCCGGGAATGAAAGGTATTGGAGCGAAAGGTGCGGCCAAACTTTTAGAAGAATATCAAACGTTAGAAAATTGTATTGCTCACAAAGATGAATTTAAGGGTAAAAAACTAATTGAAGCTTTCAGTGTTTATTTAGAAAATGGTCTATTGTCTCGTAAGTTAGTTGAAATAAAAACCGATATAAATCTTGGTCTAAAACCAGAAGAAACTGTTTTTGACTTTCTTCCAAGTTCGACTCTTATTCAGTTTTTGAAAGGTTTAGGTTTTAAATCACTACTGAAAAAGATTGAAGATATTGCGATTGCAAAGTCTAAAGAAGTAAATGGGGAGCATGGGGAATTTAAAATCCTTTCAGATCATACATCATCATCAAATCATAAAATAATTTTGGTCAAAGATAAGGCGAATTTAAAGCTATTAGAAAATGAAATTAATTCAGCTCGAAAAGCAGCATTTTTTGTCATCTATGATTGCGATGATGTGATTTCAAAAAAAATAGAGGGTATTTCAATATGTTTCAAAGCTCAGGAAGCATATGTAATAAGTTTCGTTCACGATTGGTCAACAATTCTTGAAACTGATTTTTATCCGATTTTAAAAAAAATATTTAATATTCATGAGCTGATCTTAGAAAACTCAAAACAAGAATGGTCTTACTGCTTAAATCATCAAATTTTACTTAATTCAAAAATATTTGATACTTCTCAGGCCCACTACAATGTAAATGCATCCCTAAGGCATGACCTCGAACGTTTGGCCCAAAATTATCTTGGTGAAAATTTAACAGCACTTGATAAAAAAGAAATTTTTAGTGAGCAGGGTGAAGAGTTCACAAAAAGTTACTTGGGAGAAAGATCTATTTCTTTATTTAGCTTGAAGGATAAACTTGATTCTGAGCTTAAAAAATTTGATTTAGAGAGCATCTATTATGACATTGATAATCCGCTCATTAAAGTACTTGCTGAAGTTGAAAATGCAGGGGTTTATCTTAATTCAGAATTTTTAAAAGAGCTTGAAGGCACTTTTACTATTGAACTTGATAGTATTGAAAAAAGAATTAACAAAATTATAGATCATTATGCAAAAGATCATAAAATTGATATTGAAGAAATCAATATTAAATCTCCCAAACAAGTGGGACATTTATTATTTGATATCTTAAAGTTACCAGTTATAAAAAAAACAAAAACAGGGCCTTCAACTGATTCAGAGGTTCTCTCCGAATTAGACTCCAGAGGGTTAAGTGATATACCTGGAGAGATTTTAAAGTACAGAGAATTAGACAAACTATTGTCAACCTATGTGAAAGCTTTGCCTCTTCTTGTTAATATTAAAACAAATAGAGTACATACATCCTTTAACCAATTTGTTACTGCGACAGGCAGATTGTCATCTAATAATCCTAACTTACAAAATATTCCAGTAAGAAGTGAAAACGGAAAACTAATCCGTAAGGCCTTTGTCGCAACTCCTGGAAAGCTCCTTCTTTCTGCAGACTACTCTCAAGTTGAGTTGAGACTTTTAGCTCATTTTTCAGAAGATCCGACGATGGTGAATGCTTTTTTAAATGATGAAGATATTCATGCACAGACGGCCGCTGAAATAATGGGAGTTTCAATTAGTGAAGTGACTTCTGATATGAGATCTCAGGCCAAAGCTGTAAATTTTGGGCTCATGTATGGCCAGTCTTCTTTTGGTTTATCAAGACAATTAAAAATTGGGAGAAAAGAGGCCAAAGAGTATATTACTAAATATTTTGAGAAGTTTTCCAATATAAAATCTTATCTCGATGGACTAAAAGATATGGCCGAGGAAAAGGGTTATTCGGAAACACTTTTTGGTAGAAAACGTTTCCTTCCTGATCTTAAGTCTAATAATCGTACTATTAAGTCAATGGCAGAACGTCTCGCCGTAAATAGTCCTATCCAGGGAACTGCTGCAGATATCATTAAAAAGGCCATGATAGAGATTGATGAAGAAATGAAAAGAGAAAATCTTAGATCGAAAATGATTCTTCAGGTTCATGATGAACTTATTTTTGAGGTATTGGAAGAGGAACTAGAGGCCATGAAGGCGATTGTTCGTTCAGGAATGGAAACAGTGACTGCTCTAAAAGTTCCTTTAAAGGTTGATATGGGAATCGGAGTGAATTGGTTTGATTTAAAATAG